A window of the Leucothrix mucor DSM 2157 genome harbors these coding sequences:
- the rpsD gene encoding 30S ribosomal protein S4: MARYIGAKCKLMRREGTDLFLKGRGRSLDNKCKLDKIPGVHAERRSRLSDYGLQLREKQKVRRTYGILEKQFRSYFKEAARRKGSTGENLLKLLECRLDNVVYRMGYASTRAEARQLVSHKSVMVNGSLVNIPSFQVKAGDVVSVREKAKKQTRIVDAMSVADQLGLAAWVEVDSKKLEGTFKSVPERDELSQEINESLIVELYSK; encoded by the coding sequence AAGTTAATGCGTCGTGAAGGAACAGATTTGTTCCTGAAGGGACGTGGTCGTTCTTTGGATAACAAATGTAAACTGGATAAGATCCCAGGTGTACATGCTGAGCGTCGTAGTCGTTTATCTGACTATGGACTGCAGCTTCGTGAGAAGCAAAAAGTCAGACGTACATATGGAATTCTTGAAAAGCAATTCCGTAGCTACTTTAAAGAAGCTGCTCGTAGAAAAGGTTCTACCGGCGAAAACCTTCTTAAGTTGCTTGAGTGTCGCTTAGATAACGTTGTATACCGTATGGGTTATGCTTCTACTCGTGCAGAAGCACGTCAGTTAGTAAGTCATAAGTCTGTAATGGTTAACGGTTCTTTGGTTAACATTCCATCTTTCCAAGTTAAAGCAGGTGATGTTGTTTCTGTTCGTGAAAAAGCGAAGAAGCAAACTCGTATTGTTGATGCTATGTCTGTAGCTGATCAGTTAGGTCTTGCTGCTTGGGTTGAAGTTGACTCAAAGAAACTGGAAGGTACTTTTAAGTCTGTTCCAGAACGTGATGAATTATCACAAGAGATTAATGAGTCTCTCATCGTTGAACTTTACTCTAAGTAA
- a CDS encoding DNA-directed RNA polymerase subunit alpha: protein MVSTATDLLKPRNIQVSEVNGRTSKIVLEPLERGFGHTLGNALRRILLSSISGCAVTDVRINGVDHEYTAIEGVKEDVVEILLNLKGLAVRLNEKDSVTLDLRKQGPGLVTAADIRLDHDVELIDPDHVIATLTSDVELDMSITIARGRGYQPASVRRGPDAEELPLGTLLLDASFSPVVRVAYTVDSARVEQRTDMDKLIIELETDGSVGPQEAISRAATILHEQLAVFFDLTIVEPEPISEPEPEVDPVLLRPVDDLELTVRSANCLKAEQVYYIGDLVQKTENELLKTPNLGKKSLTEIKDVLASHGLTLGARLESWPPSAIDK, encoded by the coding sequence ATAGTGTCTACTGCAACAGATTTGCTAAAACCTCGTAATATACAGGTTAGCGAAGTCAATGGCCGGACATCCAAGATCGTATTGGAGCCACTTGAGCGAGGCTTCGGTCACACGCTTGGAAATGCTCTACGTAGAATACTTCTCTCATCAATTTCGGGTTGTGCCGTAACTGACGTTAGAATTAATGGCGTCGATCATGAGTACACGGCAATTGAAGGCGTTAAGGAAGATGTTGTTGAGATTCTGTTGAATCTTAAAGGCCTTGCTGTTCGTCTGAATGAAAAAGACAGTGTAACTCTGGATCTGCGTAAGCAGGGTCCAGGGTTAGTAACTGCCGCAGATATTCGTTTGGATCATGACGTTGAATTGATTGATCCTGATCACGTGATTGCAACACTGACATCTGATGTTGAACTCGATATGAGCATTACTATTGCTCGTGGTCGTGGTTATCAGCCTGCCAGTGTTAGACGTGGTCCTGATGCTGAAGAATTGCCGTTAGGAACATTGCTGCTTGATGCAAGTTTTAGCCCAGTTGTTCGCGTAGCTTATACCGTGGATAGTGCACGTGTTGAGCAGCGTACTGATATGGATAAGCTGATCATTGAGTTGGAAACTGATGGTTCTGTTGGTCCTCAGGAAGCGATTAGTCGTGCAGCGACGATCCTACATGAGCAGCTAGCTGTATTCTTCGATCTGACTATTGTTGAGCCAGAGCCAATTTCAGAGCCAGAGCCTGAAGTTGATCCTGTTTTGTTGAGACCTGTTGATGATTTAGAGTTAACAGTACGCTCCGCAAACTGCTTGAAGGCAGAACAGGTTTACTATATCGGTGATCTGGTACAGAAAACTGAAAATGAGCTGTTGAAGACACCGAACCTTGGTAAGAAGTCTTTGACTGAGATTAAAGATGTATTGGCGTCACACGGTCTTACACTTGGTGCAAGATTGGAAAGCTGGCCGCCATCAGCCATCGATAAGTAA
- the rplQ gene encoding 50S ribosomal protein L17 — protein MRHRKIGRQLSRNSSHRKATLQSLSNAVILHGGIKTTVAKAKELRRVVEPLVTRSKSDSVHNRRIAFARLRDDVTVGMLFNDLGPRYKERAGGYMRIIKCGYRAGDNAPMAYIEFVDRPQDTASA, from the coding sequence ATGCGTCATCGTAAAATTGGTCGTCAATTAAGCCGTAACAGCAGTCATCGTAAAGCGACACTGCAGAGTTTGTCTAACGCTGTGATTCTTCACGGTGGTATCAAGACTACTGTTGCTAAAGCTAAAGAATTGCGTCGTGTTGTTGAGCCTCTAGTTACTCGCTCTAAGAGTGACAGTGTTCATAACCGTCGTATCGCTTTTGCTCGTCTACGTGATGATGTGACTGTAGGTATGTTGTTCAATGACCTAGGTCCTCGTTACAAAGAAAGAGCGGGTGGTTACATGCGTATCATCAAGTGTGGCTACCGTGCTGGTGACAACGCTCCAATGGCTTACATTGAGTTTGTTGATCGCCCACAAGACACAGCATCTGCCTGA
- the bioB gene encoding biotin synthase BioB: protein MNELRNNWTVEEVEELFDLPFNDLIFRAHQLHRENFQPNEVQISTLLSIKTGACPEDCSYCSQSAINDTGLEKERLLELEAVKSAAAEAKANGATRFCMGAAWRNPTDKSLDKVIDMVTEVRGMGLETCVTLGMLKQEQAKRLKDAGLDYYNHNLDTSPEFYGSVITTRTYQDRIDTLQFVRDAGINVCSGGILGMGETRRDRARLLQQLSNLPQHPESVPINDLVQVKGTPLDGIDKLDAFEFIRTVAVARIMMPKSYVRLSAGRTEMNEQTQALCFFAGANSMFYGDRLLTTDNPDENHDQVLFGKLGIEPEKARVSA from the coding sequence ATGAACGAATTGCGCAATAATTGGACCGTCGAAGAAGTTGAAGAATTATTTGATCTGCCGTTTAACGATCTGATATTTCGTGCACATCAGTTGCATCGTGAAAACTTCCAACCAAATGAAGTACAAATTAGTACCTTGTTGAGTATCAAAACCGGTGCTTGTCCGGAAGATTGTTCGTATTGCTCACAGAGCGCGATTAACGACACTGGTCTTGAGAAGGAGCGCTTGCTTGAGCTTGAAGCTGTTAAGTCAGCGGCTGCTGAAGCTAAAGCCAATGGCGCAACCCGTTTTTGTATGGGTGCTGCATGGCGTAACCCGACGGATAAAAGTCTGGATAAAGTAATCGATATGGTTACTGAAGTGCGTGGTATGGGTCTTGAGACGTGTGTAACGCTAGGTATGCTTAAGCAAGAGCAGGCTAAGCGCCTTAAAGATGCTGGCCTTGACTACTACAATCACAATCTTGATACCTCTCCAGAGTTCTACGGCAGTGTTATCACTACCCGTACTTATCAGGATCGTATCGATACCTTACAGTTTGTTCGTGATGCAGGTATTAACGTGTGTTCTGGTGGTATCTTAGGAATGGGTGAAACCCGTCGTGACCGCGCGCGTTTACTGCAGCAGTTATCTAACTTGCCACAGCACCCTGAATCAGTGCCTATCAATGACTTAGTTCAAGTTAAAGGTACGCCTTTAGATGGTATTGATAAGCTGGATGCTTTCGAGTTTATTCGCACAGTGGCGGTTGCTCGTATCATGATGCCAAAGTCCTATGTACGCTTGTCAGCGGGTCGTACTGAGATGAATGAGCAGACTCAGGCTCTATGTTTCTTCGCTGGTGCCAATTCAATGTTCTATGGCGACCGTTTATTGACGACTGATAATCCAGATGAGAATCACGATCAGGTTCTATTTGGCAAGTTGGGAATTGAGCCTGAGAAGGCTAGAGTTTCTGCTTAA